GGCGGTGGCGCTCAGGGTGGAACGGTTCGGTGGATTCAGTTGGAGCACATCACCTTCGGCGATCCGGCCGGCGCGCGTGACATTGCCGTAGACGCCCAGGCAGCGGCGGGTGTGCGCGGCGATGGTGCGGGTGATCTCCTTGTCCCGCTTGAGCTCGGGTTGCTCGTGGGACGGCATCACGCAGCGGATGGTCGGGATCATCGGCGCAAGCTCGGCGTGCGGGGCGTGCAGCCGCCCGCCACACCACTCCCACTCCGGATGGGCGGCGGTGCTGGGGGAGTCCACGACCAGCGTCGGGCGGAACCGTCGCACGTCGAAATCGGAGTCGGGCGCCAGCGCCCCGAGGGTGGCCAGGCTCTGCTCGGTGATGATGTGCACGGGATAGGCATCCACATAGCTGCCAACCGGGGTGGCATAGCGGCTGATCTCCGCCAGCTTGCGCACCGGGAACATCGACAGGTCGGGCAGCGGCTCGTCATCGTCGAGTCCGAAGATCGTGCGCAGGTCGGTTTTGGTGGCCATCGGTCCGCGATACTCGTCGCGACGATCGATCGGCGGCAGCGGCCGAAGTTCCACCTCACAGTCGAGATATCGCGAGAGTGCTTGGTGCACAACCGGATCCGAGCTGGACACTTCGGTACCGTCCGGGAAGCCGATCAGCACCTCCGGTGCGTGTCCGGGCCCGGCGTCGGGTCCCGGCGGCTGCGCGTAGCGCGCCGTCAACCACAACAGACCGGGCAGTCGCTTGGCGCTGGTGGTGGCGTCGGACGCGACGTCACGCACCGCCCAGGTCCGGTCGGCGTGCACCCCCAGGTCACCGACGTCGGCCTCGGCAACCCGCTCGCCCCGCATCGATTTCACCGGATAGCGCCAGATCGAGGTGATACGGCCGGCCTGAATCATCTGCTCAGCCTAGAACCTCACTCCGCCGGCGAACGTCGGAGCGTCTTCGACGCCACGATCAGTGCGGCCAGGCTGACCACCAGCCACAGGCCGAGCACGATGAACGGCAGCAGCCGCTGGTTGTGCGGGAAGTAGGTCGCGGCGTGGATCGCCGACACCGTCGCGCCGCTGGGCAACGCATGGTTGAAGAACGCGAACGGCTGCGGTAGCAGCGACGCCGACACCGCCCCGCCCGACGAGGTATTGCCCAGCAGGATGAACACCAGCCAGGTCGGGATGATCGCCCATCGGTGGATCAACACCAGCATGGTCGAGTTGAACGACGCGGCGACCGCGATCTGAACCGAGATCAGCAACCACAGCTGAGGAAACGGTGTGCTCAGCGCGCCCAGCACCGGGCCGGTCACCACGGCCAACGCCGCGCCACCGACGACGGCGAGCACCGCCATGCTGAGCAGCCAGCGTCGCAAGGTGAGCGTTTTGACGTTGGCCCGCAACTGGAACATCGTGATGAAGCCCAGGATCGTGGCGGCGATGACGAGATAGAAGGTGGCCAGCCCCGCCGGGTCGGACGGCGGCAGCGGATGCAGATCGACGATCGGCAGGATGAACTGTCCCGGTTGGGTCTGGTCGAGCTGGATCAGCGCGCGCGTCCCCGACGGATCGCTGGCGCTGGACAACAACAGCTGCGGCGGCTTCGACGTGGCGTCGATGGCCGCGGTGATGCGTTGCTGGTTGATCGCGGCGACCGCGGCCTCCCGTGTCGCGTACTCGTGGACGTTGAACTCATTGGGGTTGGTGCGCAACGCTTTCTCGAACGGTGCGGTGTCAGCCGTCAATCCGATGACGCCGACGGGCAGGTTGCGCGGCGAGGGCCGGCCCAACGCGACGGTGTAGGCCGCGGCGAAGCTCGACGCCAGCACGATGGCGATCGCGAGCACCGTGGCGACCTTGCGGATCTCCAGCGGGATGCGCCGAAATCCGCGCAGGGGAGCGTCCGGCGATTCCTCGGTCACTGCGGCCACAGCACTCCTCGTCCTGGCGATGGCAGATCAACCTACCTCGGTGGCCCGCCGCCGACCGGAAGCGCCGAGAAGTCTGACGTAAGAATGACCAACAGTCCCGACGGCCATCCGCGACGGACGTGGCTCCGAACCACTCACGCCTGCTCAGTTCACCCGGGCGCAGCTTCGGAGGATCGCTATGAAATCAGCCGCCACGCTCGCCGCATCCCAAGGCGATGCGATCGACTCTCGATACCACCCGTCGGCCGCGGTCCGGCGGCAGTTGAACAAGGTCTTTCCCACCCATTGGTCGTTCCTGCTGGGCGAGATCGCGCTGTACAGCTTCATCGTCCTGCTGATCACGGGCGTCTATCTGACGTTGTTCTTCGACCCGTCGATGACAGAGGTCACCTACAACGGCGTGTACCAACCGCTGCGCGGCATCGAGATGTCGAAGGCGTACGCGTCCACCCTCGACATCACCTTCGAGGTGCGCGGCGGCCTCTTCGTCCGCCAGGTACACCATTGGGCGGCGCTGCTTTTCGCCGCGGCGATCATGGTGCACCTCGCGCGGATCTTCTTCACCGGAGCCTTCCGCCGGCCCCGCGAGGCCAACTGGGTGATCGGGTCACTGCTGTTGATCCTGGCCATGTTCGAAGGGTTCTTCGGCTACTCGCTGCCCGACGACCTGCTGTCGGGTACCGGAATCCGGGCCGCGCTGTCCTCCATCACCCTCGGGATTCCGGTGATCGGCACCTGGATGCACTGGGCGCTGTTCGGCGGCGACTTCCCCGGCGAGGTCCTGATCCCGCGGCTCTACGCCATCCACATCCTGATCTTCCCCGGAATCATGTTGGCGCTCATCGGTCTTCACCTGGCGCTGGTGTGGTTCCAGAAGCACACCCAGTTCCCCGGCCCCGGCCGCACCGAGAAGAACGTCGTCGGTGTGCGGGTCATGCCGGTGTTCGCGGTGAAGTCCGGTGGGTTCTTCGCGGTGACCGTCGGCATCCTCGGCTTGATGGGCGGCCTGCTGCAGATCAACCCGATCTGGCAGCTCGGCCCGTACAAGCCGGCGCAGGTGTCGGCGGGCAGCCAGCCCGACTTCTACCTGATGTGGACCGACGGGCTGATCCGGTTGTGGCCGGCGTGGGAGATCTACATCGGCAACCACACCATCCCGGCGGCGGTGGCGGTCGCCGTCCTGATGGGCGTCATCTTCCTGGTGCTCATCGCCTACCCGTGGATCGAGAAGCGGTTCACCGGCGATGACGCGCACCACAACCTGCTGCAGCGGCCGCGGGACGCCCCGGTGCGCACGGGCATCGGCGCCATGGCGATCGCGTTCTACATCGTGCTGACCTACAGCGCGATGAACGACATCATCGCCTACACCTTCCACATCTCGCTGAACGCGACGACGTGGATCGGCCGGATCGGGATGGTGGTGCTGCCGCCGCTGGTCTTCTTCATCACCTACCGCTGGGCCATCGCGTTGCAGCGCAGCGACCGGGAGGTGCTCGAGCACGGCGTCGAGACCGGCATCCTCAAGCGGCTGCCGCACGGCGCGTACGTCGAGTTGCATCAGCCGCTGGGGCCGGTCGACGCCGACGGCCACCCGATCGCGCTGGAATACCAGGGCGCTCCGGTGCCCAAGCGGATGAACAAGCTCGGCTCCGGCGGCAAGACCGGCCACGGCAGCTTCCTCACCGCCGATCCGGCCGACGAGGACGCCGCGCTCACCGAGGCGGCCCACGCCGCAGAGCAGCGGGCACGCACCGCGCTCAAAGAGCGTCAGGCGCTCGACGGATCCGCGCACGGGCGGTGACGACGCCTCCTGGACAATCGAGCGATGATGCGCGCCGTCCGCTCGATCCAGGGGTCAGCCACCGTCGTCGACGTCGACGAGCCCACGGGTGACTGGCCGATCCTCGAGGTCGGATCGGCCAGCATCTGCGGCAGTGACCTCGGCATGCTGTCGTTCGGCCTGCCGGTCACGATCGGTCACGAGATCGCCGGCACGGTGGACGGTCAGACGTACTGTGTCGAGCCGACAGTGGGCTGCGGGCAGTGCGATCAGTGCCGCGGCGGGTCACCGCAGCGGTGCCGGGGAAGTGCGCCGCACGGTCTGCTCGGGGTCGCGTTCGACGGCGGCCTCGCCGACCGCGTCCGGGTGCCGGCCGAGTGCCTTGTCCCGCTGCCCGACGGACTGCCCGTCTCCGACGCCTGCCTGGTGGAACCGCTGGCGGTCTCCTGGCATGCCTTGCGCAAGGTCGGCGCCGACGTGACCGATCGGATCCTGGTCGTCGGCGGCGGCAGCGTCGGATTGCTGGCCGTCGCCGCGGCCCGCGCCATGCGTCTCGAGGTCGATATGCAGGCCCGCCACCCGCATCAGGTCGAAGCCGCCGAGCGACTCGGCGCCGGAACTCCGAAAAGCGCCGGGACACCGGAAGGCGAGTACGACGTCGTCGTCGAGGCGGTCGGCTCCGACGAGGCGGTGGCCGACTGTGTGCGGCGTGCCGTCCCGGGCGGCCGGGTCGCGATAGTCGGTGTGGCGCACGGCAACCGAGCGGTACCCGGCATCCCATGGATGCTGAAGGAACTGACGCTGACCGCCTCGATGTGCTACGACCGAGGGCGCAACGAGCGCGAATTCATCGACGCGGCAGCGGCGTTGGCCGCAGATCCGGAGATCGCGGCCACCGTCGTCACGCACCGCTTCCCGCTGGCCGACGCGGCGGAGGCGTTCCGGGTTGCGTCCGACCGGCGAAGCGGGGCGATCAAGGTGGTGTTGGAACCCTAGAGCTTCACCGGCATCGCGCCGACATGCCAGATCTCGTCGGAGTATTCGGCGATCGCGCGATCCGAGGAGAACTTGCCGCTGCGGGCCGCGTTGAGGATCGACATCCGCGACCACGTGTCGGAATCCTGCCAGGCGGCGCTGACCCGGGCCTGGCAGTCGACGTAGGAGCGGTAGTCGGCCAGCACCAGGAACGGGTCGTGGTGCAGCAGGTTGTCGACCAGCGGACGCAGTACCTCGGTGTCACCGTGCGTGAAGGTGCCGTCGACGATCAGCTCGAGCACTTCGGCCAACTCGGGGTCGCGCTCGACGAAGCCGGTCGGCCGGTAGCCGTCGGACTTGAGCTGCTCCACCTCGTCGACGGTGAGACCGAACAGGAAGAAGTTCTCCGGCCCGGCTTCCTCGCGGATCTCGACGTTGGCGCCGTCGAGCGTCCCAATGGTCAACGCGCCGTTGATCATGAACTTCATGTTGCCGGTGCCCGAGGCCTCTTTGCCCGCCGTGGAGATCTGCTCGGACAGGTTGGCCGCCGGGTAGATCAGATGCGCATTCTTGACGTTGAAGTTGGGCAGGAACACCACCCGCATGAACCGGTTGACGTCGGGGTCGTTGTTGACGGTGGCGCCGACCGCGGTGATCAACCGGATCATCCGCTTGGCGATGAAGTAGCCGGGTGCGGCCTTGCCGCCGAAGATGAACGCCCGCGGGGCGATCGCGAATCCGGGATTGCGCTTGAGCCGGTTGTACAGCGTGATGATGTGCAACACGTTGAGGTGCTGACGTTTGTACTCGTGGATGCGCTTGACCTGGACGTCGAACATCCAGGTCGGGTCGAGCTCGATACCGGTCGAGGCGTGCACATATTCGGCAAGGCGGCTCTTGTTGGCGCGCTTGATATCCCGCCAGCGTTCACGGAATGCCGGGTCGTCGGCGTAGGCCTCCAGCCGGCGCAGCTGGTCCAGGTCGGTCAGCCAGCCGTCACCGACGGTGTCGTCGAGCAGTGTGCGCAGTCCCGGATTGGACAGCGCCAGGAAGCGGCGCGGGGTGACTCCGTTGGTGACGTTGCCGAA
This is a stretch of genomic DNA from Mycobacterium sp. ELW1. It encodes these proteins:
- a CDS encoding cytochrome bc complex cytochrome b subunit, which encodes MKSAATLAASQGDAIDSRYHPSAAVRRQLNKVFPTHWSFLLGEIALYSFIVLLITGVYLTLFFDPSMTEVTYNGVYQPLRGIEMSKAYASTLDITFEVRGGLFVRQVHHWAALLFAAAIMVHLARIFFTGAFRRPREANWVIGSLLLILAMFEGFFGYSLPDDLLSGTGIRAALSSITLGIPVIGTWMHWALFGGDFPGEVLIPRLYAIHILIFPGIMLALIGLHLALVWFQKHTQFPGPGRTEKNVVGVRVMPVFAVKSGGFFAVTVGILGLMGGLLQINPIWQLGPYKPAQVSAGSQPDFYLMWTDGLIRLWPAWEIYIGNHTIPAAVAVAVLMGVIFLVLIAYPWIEKRFTGDDAHHNLLQRPRDAPVRTGIGAMAIAFYIVLTYSAMNDIIAYTFHISLNATTWIGRIGMVVLPPLVFFITYRWAIALQRSDREVLEHGVETGILKRLPHGAYVELHQPLGPVDADGHPIALEYQGAPVPKRMNKLGSGGKTGHGSFLTADPADEDAALTEAAHAAEQRARTALKERQALDGSAHGR
- a CDS encoding MOSC N-terminal beta barrel domain-containing protein, translating into MIQAGRITSIWRYPVKSMRGERVAEADVGDLGVHADRTWAVRDVASDATTSAKRLPGLLWLTARYAQPPGPDAGPGHAPEVLIGFPDGTEVSSSDPVVHQALSRYLDCEVELRPLPPIDRRDEYRGPMATKTDLRTIFGLDDDEPLPDLSMFPVRKLAEISRYATPVGSYVDAYPVHIITEQSLATLGALAPDSDFDVRRFRPTLVVDSPSTAAHPEWEWCGGRLHAPHAELAPMIPTIRCVMPSHEQPELKRDKEITRTIAAHTRRCLGVYGNVTRAGRIAEGDVLQLNPPNRSTLSATAGGGAATVKRAVMRAVSAAMPSGKKG
- a CDS encoding DUF3533 domain-containing protein, with product MAAVTEESPDAPLRGFRRIPLEIRKVATVLAIAIVLASSFAAAYTVALGRPSPRNLPVGVIGLTADTAPFEKALRTNPNEFNVHEYATREAAVAAINQQRITAAIDATSKPPQLLLSSASDPSGTRALIQLDQTQPGQFILPIVDLHPLPPSDPAGLATFYLVIAATILGFITMFQLRANVKTLTLRRWLLSMAVLAVVGGAALAVVTGPVLGALSTPFPQLWLLISVQIAVAASFNSTMLVLIHRWAIIPTWLVFILLGNTSSGGAVSASLLPQPFAFFNHALPSGATVSAIHAATYFPHNQRLLPFIVLGLWLVVSLAALIVASKTLRRSPAE
- a CDS encoding alcohol dehydrogenase catalytic domain-containing protein; the protein is MMRAVRSIQGSATVVDVDEPTGDWPILEVGSASICGSDLGMLSFGLPVTIGHEIAGTVDGQTYCVEPTVGCGQCDQCRGGSPQRCRGSAPHGLLGVAFDGGLADRVRVPAECLVPLPDGLPVSDACLVEPLAVSWHALRKVGADVTDRILVVGGGSVGLLAVAAARAMRLEVDMQARHPHQVEAAERLGAGTPKSAGTPEGEYDVVVEAVGSDEAVADCVRRAVPGGRVAIVGVAHGNRAVPGIPWMLKELTLTASMCYDRGRNEREFIDAAAALAADPEIAATVVTHRFPLADAAEAFRVASDRRSGAIKVVLEP